One window from the genome of Mucilaginibacter ginsenosidivorans encodes:
- a CDS encoding pseudouridine synthase, which yields MVFKRPANSRDDRSARAPKRSFTGDDKAKKSTNSGADRSATENIGSKLKRNHYGDEAAGGRKKSFSSGKSYSGRAGSDDRPKRTFDNDGEKKSFKPRNTPYSGRPTSDDRPKRSYGGESGGEKREYKPRSAPYSGRPSSDDRPKRSYGGDSAGEKKDYKPRSTPYSGKPASDDRPKRSYGSEPGGEKRAYKPRNTSYSERPEGGDRPKRSFDDKPAGERRSPGYKGGERSGDKKFGSRGTAGGGFKKRDGDFKGKPFRNSENSSYNNKPVRSERSPEDRVMRSRKKTENDDSGLIRLNRYISNAGICSRRKADELIAAGVISVNGEVVSELGHKVDPMKDVIRYNGETLKREKMVYVLLNKPKDYITTTDDPQERRTVMQLVEKASRERIYPIGRLDRNTTGLLLMTNDGDLADKLSHPKNNVTKIYQVELSKSLTQGDLNKIAFGLELEDGLIKPDMVSYVQGGTKREVGIQIHSGKNRIVRRIFEHLGYEVVKLDRTVYANLTKKDLPRGRWRYLDEKELIQLKHLV from the coding sequence ATGGTATTTAAAAGACCAGCGAACAGTCGTGATGACAGGTCCGCCAGAGCACCTAAAAGATCCTTTACAGGTGACGATAAGGCGAAAAAATCTACTAACTCCGGGGCCGACAGGTCCGCAACGGAGAACATAGGTAGTAAACTCAAACGAAATCATTATGGTGACGAAGCGGCTGGCGGCCGTAAGAAATCATTTTCGTCCGGTAAGTCGTACAGCGGTCGCGCCGGGTCAGATGACCGCCCTAAAAGAACGTTCGATAATGATGGGGAGAAGAAAAGCTTCAAACCACGAAACACACCTTATTCGGGCAGGCCAACCTCTGACGACCGGCCAAAACGCAGTTATGGCGGCGAATCGGGTGGAGAGAAAAGAGAATATAAACCAAGAAGCGCCCCCTATTCGGGCAGGCCGTCTTCGGACGACCGTCCAAAACGCAGTTATGGTGGCGACTCCGCGGGAGAAAAGAAAGATTACAAACCAAGAAGTACGCCGTATTCGGGCAAGCCAGCCTCGGACGACAGGCCGAAGAGAAGCTATGGCAGTGAACCGGGCGGCGAAAAGAGAGCATACAAGCCAAGGAATACCTCCTATTCGGAGCGGCCGGAAGGCGGCGATCGCCCGAAACGCAGTTTTGATGACAAGCCGGCCGGCGAAAGAAGATCACCAGGATATAAAGGCGGCGAACGCAGTGGCGATAAAAAATTTGGCAGCCGTGGCACAGCAGGGGGCGGTTTTAAAAAACGCGACGGTGATTTTAAGGGTAAACCTTTCCGCAATTCAGAAAATTCATCCTATAACAATAAACCGGTACGAAGCGAGCGCAGCCCCGAGGACCGCGTAATGCGCAGCCGCAAAAAAACTGAAAACGACGATTCGGGCCTTATCAGGCTGAACCGCTATATTTCCAATGCGGGTATTTGCTCGCGCCGCAAGGCCGATGAACTAATAGCCGCGGGCGTAATATCAGTGAACGGCGAAGTGGTATCGGAGCTTGGGCATAAAGTTGACCCGATGAAAGATGTGATCCGCTATAACGGTGAAACACTGAAAAGGGAAAAAATGGTGTATGTGCTGCTTAACAAACCCAAAGATTATATCACTACCACCGACGATCCGCAGGAACGCCGTACGGTAATGCAATTGGTTGAAAAGGCCAGCAGGGAGCGTATCTATCCTATCGGGAGACTCGACCGCAATACAACCGGCCTGCTTTTGATGACCAACGACGGCGATTTGGCCGATAAGCTTTCGCACCCAAAAAATAACGTTACCAAAATATACCAGGTTGAGCTAAGCAAAAGTCTTACACAAGGCGACCTGAACAAAATTGCTTTCGGCCTTGAGCTGGAAGACGGTTTGATAAAACCGGATATGGTGTCCTATGTACAGGGCGGCACCAAACGGGAGGTAGGCATACAGATACACAGCGGGAAAAACCGCATTGTACGCCGCATTTTCGAACACCTGGGTTACGAGGTGGTAAAGCTTGACCGTACGGTGTACGCCAACCTCACCAAAAAGGACCTGCCCCGTGGACGCTGGCGTTACCTGGATGAAAAGGAATTAATACAGTTAAAGCACCTGGTTTAG
- a CDS encoding lactonase family protein has translation MKKFLLIISLLFPVFTYAQKDKAPATYDLVIGTYTKGTSKGIYVYRFYTETGKLAYLSQIDNVSNPSYLCISKDNRFIYAVNEDGKNGGVSAFTFDPHIGTMKFLNRQSSAGADPCYISVDEDRKNVFVANYSSGSLAVLPINKDGSLQAPSQVIQDQGKGPDAARQEGPHVHMAYFSPDEKYLLYTDLGTDKLNIMRYRSSKPQPLTLENTVSVKPGNGPRHMTFSPDRKYLYLLQEMGSAINVYAYSGGKVKELQTVSMRDPKAKGTNGAAAIHMTPDGHFLYATDRLDASSILVYSVNPENGQLTFMERHTTYGQNPRDFTIDPTGKFLIVANQDGNNVVVFRINPGTGTLTTTGSGIQLGNPVCLKFTPAE, from the coding sequence ATGAAAAAATTCCTGCTTATTATTTCCCTGCTGTTTCCGGTGTTTACCTATGCGCAAAAGGACAAGGCCCCTGCCACTTACGACCTGGTTATAGGCACGTACACCAAAGGTACCAGCAAAGGCATATATGTTTACCGGTTTTATACCGAAACTGGCAAGCTAGCTTACCTGAGCCAGATAGACAATGTGAGCAATCCATCGTACCTGTGCATCTCGAAGGATAACAGGTTTATTTATGCAGTGAACGAGGACGGGAAAAATGGCGGCGTAAGCGCATTCACTTTCGATCCGCATATCGGCACCATGAAATTCCTGAACAGGCAATCGTCTGCCGGCGCCGACCCATGTTATATTTCTGTTGACGAGGACCGCAAAAATGTTTTTGTAGCCAATTACTCGAGCGGCAGCCTTGCTGTTTTACCCATCAATAAGGATGGTTCGCTGCAGGCGCCTTCGCAGGTGATACAGGACCAGGGTAAAGGCCCCGATGCAGCACGCCAGGAAGGGCCGCATGTACACATGGCTTATTTCTCGCCCGATGAAAAATATCTGCTTTATACCGACCTGGGCACCGATAAACTGAATATCATGCGCTACCGTTCGTCGAAACCGCAGCCGCTTACCTTAGAAAATACCGTGAGTGTGAAACCAGGTAACGGTCCGCGGCACATGACCTTCTCACCCGATCGCAAATACCTGTACCTGCTGCAGGAAATGGGCAGCGCAATTAACGTTTATGCTTACAGCGGCGGCAAAGTGAAGGAGCTTCAAACCGTAAGCATGAGGGACCCGAAGGCCAAAGGAACTAACGGAGCGGCCGCCATACACATGACACCCGACGGGCATTTCCTGTACGCTACCGACCGCCTGGATGCCAGCTCGATACTGGTTTACTCGGTAAACCCGGAGAATGGTCAACTGACCTTTATGGAGCGCCATACTACTTACGGCCAGAATCCCCGGGACTTTACCATCGACCCGACCGGCAAGTTCCTGATCGTAGCTAACCAGGACGGCAATAACGTTGTGGTATTCAGGATAAACCCGGGCACGGGCACTTTAACCACCACCGGCAGCGGCATCCAGTTGGGCAACCCGGTTTGTTTGAAGTTTACGCCTGCGGAGTAA